In Candidatus Desulfatibia profunda, a single genomic region encodes these proteins:
- a CDS encoding 3-oxoacyl-ACP synthase III: MLYSNVYIDAFGYELAPNVITSDDIEEHLEPLYTALHFQKGQLEALTGIRERRFWDPGQRMSDGAVKAGRKAIEASGVLPGDIGMLIYGGVCRDNLEPATACAVSHGLGLGPDAHIFDVSNACLGILNGMVLVANAIELGQIRAGLLVSCESARQIVDFTIERLLETKNMEHFKQTVATLTGGSGAVAVLMTSAAVSSKGHRLLGGVIRNATTHHQLCRWGPDTGIPASGLHVMQTDSIGVLQHGVVLGIETYRAFKKELSWPDDKPDKVICHQVGATHQKNILTSIGIPKEKDFTTFQYLGNIGTVSLPITAAIAAEREFLVKNDLVGFFGIGSGLNCLMLGIEW, from the coding sequence ATGCTTTACTCTAATGTTTACATTGACGCCTTTGGTTATGAGCTGGCGCCGAACGTCATTACATCCGACGACATTGAAGAACATCTCGAACCGCTGTACACTGCCCTCCATTTTCAAAAAGGGCAACTGGAAGCGCTTACCGGAATCCGGGAACGCCGGTTCTGGGACCCGGGTCAACGCATGAGTGACGGCGCTGTCAAGGCTGGCAGAAAGGCCATCGAAGCTTCCGGAGTTTTGCCCGGCGATATCGGCATGTTGATCTATGGGGGGGTCTGCCGGGACAACCTGGAACCGGCCACGGCCTGCGCCGTCTCCCATGGTCTGGGTCTGGGACCCGACGCCCATATCTTTGATGTCTCCAATGCTTGTCTGGGAATCCTAAACGGAATGGTATTGGTCGCAAATGCCATCGAGCTGGGGCAGATTCGGGCCGGTCTGCTGGTATCGTGCGAATCCGCCCGCCAGATTGTCGACTTCACCATTGAGCGCCTTCTTGAAACCAAAAACATGGAGCATTTCAAACAAACTGTTGCAACTCTGACCGGCGGTTCGGGCGCCGTAGCCGTCCTGATGACATCGGCAGCGGTATCCAGCAAGGGCCACCGCCTCCTGGGCGGGGTCATTAGGAATGCAACCACGCATCATCAATTGTGCCGCTGGGGACCGGATACCGGCATACCTGCCAGCGGGCTTCATGTCATGCAGACCGATTCCATCGGCGTTCTCCAGCACGGCGTGGTCCTTGGCATTGAAACCTACAGGGCGTTTAAAAAAGAACTCTCCTGGCCGGATGACAAACCCGACAAGGTGATCTGCCATCAGGTGGGCGCAACCCACCAGAAAAACATCCTGACGTCCATCGGAATCCCCAAGGAAAAAGACTTCACCACGTTTCAGTACCTCGGCAACATCGGCACGGTATCCCTCCCGATTACCGCCGCCATTGCCGCCGAACGCGAATTCCTGGTCAAAAATGACCTGGTCGGGTTTTTCGGTATCGGCAGCGGCTTAAACTGCCTGATGCTGGGAATTGAGTGGTAA